The Triticum urartu cultivar G1812 chromosome 6, Tu2.1, whole genome shotgun sequence genome includes the window AtattgctaaccctagaaagaaggtggaggaggtctatttatagtctaagacacgaaggggtaagtgagggggcgAAATGGGTACACGGGCCTTGGCCCAAGTCACGCACGCATGCATGGTCCGGATGATCCAGGAGGTAGTCCGGATGATCCAGGCGTCAAgggtccggatgatccggatGGGGGTCCGGATGATCTGGCTTCGTCCGGGCTGGTGTTGTTGTCTTCGGGCGTGTAGTTAGATCGTCCGGGCCAGGGGCTGATGATCCGGGCAGGTGCAGCCTTGTCCTTTCTTCGGTCTTCTTCCGTCttctcttccatgcttccctcaCGGGTGGTGTAGTCGTACACATGTGCTTGCACTCCCTCTCGTTAATGGTGAAGCTCCGgtaatacctatgcatgcacacgagaggagtgtcaagtagtataccatcctcgaaggggtcaagtgaacacGTGTTAAGGtgatgattcacctttatgtatgtgaagcagaggtcgcacgtgtcacttgccaaacggactcttgacatggtgatgtccgtaggatgctctgcatcatatGTCCATCTGTGTCCTGTACAAAAGTAGGAAATAATGGAGGGTTCAACACAACAACAGTGTCTACGCATTTCTTTCATGCATCACATAGATGGACATACTTTTCGCGCAAAATTTGCAGCTTCACACATGACACATTATTGCACTATGCATACCTTGggaattttcatttttttttgaaattttgagAGCAGTATGGTCAGTAAGGGTTTATTTGATTTGtaggatttttggaggatttTCATAGGGATTTCTTCCTACGGGATTTCTTCTTATGTATGCCATTTGTTTCATAGGAATGTGGGTACTAGATTTCTTAGGATTGTGTCCATATTGGGCCAGTTCCTAAGGATTCTTAGTATTAGGTGCGACCTTATGGAAAATTCCTAAGAATTGGAGTGAAGAGGGCAGCTTAATCTTTTACCTTTTCTAGTCCTTTGATTTGGGATCCTGCAAACAGAATGAGCTGTAAGCCTGGACCATGGTCAAACTTGTTTGCGCAGGTCGAGTGTTCAACAGTAACTATTTCACCTGTTTACAGTGTTAACATAGAAATCGCACTGATTATAGTGGCAACTTTACAAGTAAAACCTGGTGATCTAACTACAAATGTATGTAAAACTTAAGGTACAGATTTAGTCAAGCTCGTTCACTTGCCACCAGAATAAAAAAAACTATCCCCCATGTTTTCAGTGTTACCAGAGCAATTACATCACTTCCAAGATCCAATGGTAATTTATACTACCAGCAAACACTAGTGGTATATGTACAATTCCCCTAATAAAATAAGGTGAAATTATTAGACCTTTTACAAACCCATGTGATATTTAGATGATGGAATATAGAGAAGAGTGACATGTTACTTATAAGCAGCCTTTAACAAAGCAACACTGCACTGCTCAGAGATATCACTTAATGCTTGCCCGCTCTTCAAAGAAAATACATAGCCCCCCAAATATCAAGTTCTTTAAGTTTCCTTCATATGCTGCTATAGTTATGTGTCTATACAGATCCCTTTAGGAGGAGCATTGGGCAAAGTTCGCATGTATATTGAAGAATGCTATTGTCATGTGGGGCATCCCGTATAGGTGTAGGGGGAAGCCAGCGAGCCAGGTTAGGGCTGGCAGCTGATCTAATCAGGGATTCGATCCTAGTTAATTAAAGGAAGTAATAATCACTTTTGGAGGGTCCTAGTTGTGTACTTATAGGAATCAGCGGTCACTATTAGGAAAGCATAAAAGAAATTTTACCGTTACCAAACCTCGCTGTTCCCGTGAGGCCGCAATACCTCCAGGTTACCGAATAGTCCTGCACAACTAGGGCTCTTGCAATTTGATATCAGCCTCCATGTCTGGTCCAGGGGAAAAGGCTGACCCTACCGGATGCCGCTGCACCCTGGGTACAAGACCTTGCAACCATCCATGAGCAGCTTCGAGACATGTCGACTCAGATGGCAACTTGTATATCTCTAGGTCAACCTGATTTCCAGCTTCTAGAGATACAGATTTCATGTACAACATGCCTGCAATTTCCAGCATAGACTCCTTGGATGTTTGATTCTCTTGATGCAAAACAAGGAAACTGCGACCACCATTAAAGGAATTCCTTGATTTTTCTGTTTCGTTTAAGTCCACACAAAAATCTTTCCAGTGGAGAACCTCTGTCCGAGATCCTCTCCTAAGAATATTTGGAATGTCCCTTATTATGTCACTGGCTTTCAGTTGGCAATAGGATTCTTTCCGCTTCCACATTTGAGGCTAGGCTATCACTTAACCACCATCTTTGCCAATTTTAACGCAAAATCAACACTTTAGGGGCAGGGCTGTAACACACCACACACGAGGTATTTCCAGCCAGCTGCCTCAGTCCTACCACTGAAGAGGATTTTGCTGATGATGTTACGCGTGGTTGTGCACCTGGTTGCTCTGTTGTCTCTCCTCTATCTGCATCTGAAGCTGTTGCATCTGGTTGTCTCGTAGTAACTGTCACCACTGCTTCTTCGTGCGCCTCTGATGCTTTCTGTCGAACCACTGTTGCTGCGTCAACTTCCGGCTGCACGAACGATGTTGCTACCATGCTCACTATGCTTTCTGCTGAAGCCATTGCTATCCATCTCTTTTCTGTATCAGTCTCAAGTATGCGAATCTTGAATTCGTCAAAAGTAGATCAGATGGGCCTTGAACTGTTCCATGAAAGAGTTGGCACTAGGGGTCTGTTTGGATTTGAGCCAACACCTGCCCAGCCGAATAATTGGCGTTGACTTCCAGCTGTCCGTCTGTTTGGATGGGAGCCAATTTTCTGGCTTGCCCAGGCTATGTCGGTGGCTGCAGCTCAATTTCGCCCCAATTTGTCGGCGAGAAGCTGGCGGCGAAAACGTCTGCCAATAAATTGGCGTGCCAACGATTTGGCGTAGCTAGCAGAGGCCGAATCCAAACAGCCCCTAGAAGCCATGGTGGTCGGCTGTGATACCAAATGTTGTGAACCTTGATTCACAAAGGGATAACTACTGGGCTGAAGATACCCAGCTGGCATGGCTGCGAGGGATTGGGTAGACATAGGTTTAGAGGACAGAATAACTTGGGAGAATAGATTGATTGTTCTTGCTTGCCTCCAATGTGAATGCATATGTCATCCTTATATATGCTGAGGCCCTTGACCTCTTCTAATACAACTAGACTTAGAAATTTCCTTATACAATTGGACTCTTTCTTAATCCTATACTTTACTAGTGGACTCTTAGGATACTTCTCTCTCATGGACTCCTCCCATGCTGCTACTCTTGCCTTGATACCGTGAACCCATGTCCAGAACAAATCTATTCTATCATATTATCTCATCCAACTTTGTGTTACACTTCTCAATCTCCCTCTCTCTTTTGCAGAGCAATCCCATAGTTGTCGTGTATTCGAGCAATGACGGAGCACTTGAAGAAATTGGGCGCACTGAAGTTATTGTAAATTCATCGAGCCCGTCATGGAATGCAAAGATCATTTTGCAATACCAGTTTGAAGTTCTTCAGCCATTGGTGTAAGATTCTACTGTTCACTAAATCACTTCAATTCTCTCTTGTTTCTTTCTTAGACTACAAGTGTTAAGAATGGATTTTACATCTTGTCGATCCTCGGTTATAACAGATATATTTCCTCACAGGTTTCATATTTATGATATTGATCCGCAGTTTCATGAAGTCGGTGAAAAGGTAATTATGTTTTGTCATTGTTTTCATTTTTCTTCTCAAAATACTCGTACCGATGATTTTCTGCTAGAGAAAGCCTTCGATGTGAAAGTCCACATTTCATGACAACTTTACTTTTTTGCACTGTCCCAAATTGGATTATGTAGCAGTAGGTTTAGTTAATTTTTATTTATAATGGTGTAAATTATACAAAAAATATTTGATTGTTCCGTGGTTTTTAGTCTGTTGGTTACTGAAGTTCTCTAGAAACCACAGAGTATCTTAAAATTGTGATTCTGCATAGATTTCCCAAAGTAGAAGAAAGATATCTGTAATTCTGATACTGTCAGTTCATTTTATTTGTTTCTTCACTGTATTCCTTCTTTTCTACCATTTCTTTTTGCTGATATGAACAACCCTAATCTACATTCCATTGCACACACTAGTTTTGGCAAGGATACTGGCAAATATGATATCTTGGAAAGTCTTCTCTCATTCCTCCTTTCATCTGTCATTACAATTCTAATGTTAGCCTGCCCTGAAATGCAGATGCTTAAACTGGAGGAGCAACAGTTTCTTGGAGAAGCCATCTGTAATTTATCCGATGTATGTTTACTATGGTTAAATCATTGCTGCTTTTCATggctattgtttctttccttgACTAAATACTTAAGTGCACAAAACATGCTTGTGTTGAGGAAAGAGTAACTATTTTGGACCTTCTGCAATGAATACGTCAAACTGTGCTGTAAAACTTAAAATAAGTGGTGAAGGGAGGAAAGGACAAAGTAAGAAATCCTGCTTGTATTAACCTGGTGGCCAAGTTTATTTTATCATCTGGATTTTCAGCTCTAGAACTGGTTGGTAGTTCCAGTTCCACGACATATTATCCTAGGTTCATCATAAACATACTGTTTTGTGGTTGCAAAGTAGTGTGGCCAGCACTTGCATATTTTGTTTCTTGAGATCAAAGTTGATTTTGTAGGTTATCACCAAACAGAATAGATTGTTCACCCTAAAGCTTGGTGTTTCTGAGCACAACTTACCAAATCCTAGTAAATTTGGTGAGTTAACTGTTCAGGCCGAAGAAAGTGCTGGTTCAAAAGCATTAATGGAAATGGTATTCCACTGTTCAGATCTTGAAATCAAGGATCTTCTTTCAAAAAGTGTAAGCTCATGTTTTCATCTTTTGCTGGGTACTTGTTTTACTGTTGTTGCACTTGCAATTTGGTGAATGGCTATCTATGCTTCGCCTGTGGATTGTTGGTTGCAGAAGAAAATAGTTTTTCACTTTTCTAATCATGCTTATTACAGGATCCTTTCTTGCTAATATCCAGAATGTCAGAGAACGGAACACCTGTTCCAATTTGCAAGACAGAAGTAAGGAAGAATGATCTCAATCCTAAGTGGAAGCCAGTGATTATGAATCTCCAACAGGTCGGAAGTAAGGCATGAGATCTTTCCACTTCCATTTTCTTTTGTACTTTCTGTTTAGGGTGCAATCAGAGCTTATATATACGAACTTTCGTGCCCCTCGAGTCAGCATTATGTACATGTTTATTTGAAGTTTTGAACCACTAGCTGGTGCTGTTAGTTCTCTGCAAGCGCATGGGCGGTGACAAGGACCGGCTTGACAAGTTCAGGAAACTCAGAAAATTCAGAAGATTCAAAACTCCCTTAGATTAGCTACAGGAGTTCCTGCCGGCATGCGAACAGTGGCGGCTTAGGGGGAAACCCTAGCAAAATAACATGCCCTTACCACCCTAAATCTAGGCTTATGTAGTCAGAAGGTCGCATGTGAAAAGTAAAGCAACAAAAGGTAAAAGAAGACGGTAGAAGGGCGCAGAGCTTGACAACGACGAGTAACCCAAAACTGTAATTTAAATGGAGTCGTCCAATGTGGAATCGATGGCTGAGCTTCACTGGAGCATGCATGAAGCGGTAAGTTAGGTAGCCAGCCTTAGATCTTCACCAGCCGGCCCCCTTTGAAAGGTAGCGCTTCGACAGGCGTCACAGGCGGCTGCTCTAAAATGAATAAAGAAAAAATCCACTTTCTTTGTTGCCTAATGGCTTTTGTATGTGTCTAATCCCTCTGTATTTCTTTTCTCGTGGCTGTATTATGTTTCAGGAGAATCTCCTCATGATAGAATGCTTCAACTTCAGTAGCAATGGCAAACATGACCTAGTTGGGTAATTGTCCCCTTTTGTGACTCAACATGCTACCTGCACTTGCTTTTGTTGTTTATTAGTTGTTAGCATGTAATGGTGCCTTATAGCCTATGCCATCAATTCTCAAATTCATGTTTTTTTCTGATTAGATACCTTTGTAATTTGACAGCAAGATAGTAAAATCAGTCGCCGAATTGGAAAACATGTACCATAGTGGGAATGGTGAAAATTTCTTTGTTCCTGCCAGCAATGCACATGATTGTCATAGTAAGGAGGTAATATTTTTCTTCTTCTGTAGAACCTCTGCAACTGTTATACTGTATTAACCGAATTTTATTCTGACATGCAGGTATTGAAGagccaggtatatgtggagaaataTCTTGAGAATAGTAGACATACTTTTATCGATTATATTTCTGCTGGGTGTCAATTGAATTTGATGGTAGCCATCGACTACACAGGTATGCACGGATGTGCTACTGCAAGCTGGCCTTGCTCAATTCTCATTCACTAGTTTGTAACAACACGCTTCCTATTTTTTTACTGTCAATGTTTATGCTTTATAGCTTCAAATGGAAACCCTCGGCTTCCAGATTCCTTGCATTATATTGACCCCTCCGGACGGCCAAATGCATATCAAAGAGTGGGCAACTGATTTATCATTCTAGTTTTGTATTCTGATGAACCTTTGAGCACAAATTGATATTAGGTTCTTCCATTGCTGTTTTTGTGGCAGGGAATACTGGAGATTGGAGATATACTACAGTACTATGACCCAGCTAAGCGTATCCCCTCTTGGGGCTATGGGGCAAGACCTATTGACGGTCCTGTTTCACACTGTTTCAACTTAAATGGCAGCACTTATCAGCCTGAGGTATTTTACTTTTTTTCCAACATTTGAATGGAGTATCGTCTTCAGATGAACAATTTGTGTGCTTTCTCTGGAAAGCTAATTGAGAATCTGCTTTTTCACCCATCTTAGTTAAGTTTAGTAAACTTGTTTGTATTTGAAAATGAATGAACCCTTGTGCCGCATTCTCCTCTCTTTTTTGGGTGGCTTCTTAAGGTTTAA containing:
- the LOC125512520 gene encoding protein BONZAI 1-like isoform X1 codes for the protein MGNCCSDEMGAGRHSVGPAASSADAASTVADRFLRSRGAGASTQIELSLSASNLGDQEYFFKSNPIVVVYSSNDGALEEIGRTEVIVNSSSPSWNAKIILQYQFEVLQPLVFHIYDIDPQFHEVGEKMLKLEEQQFLGEAICNLSDVITKQNRLFTLKLGVSEHNLPNPSKFGELTVQAEESAGSKALMEMVFHCSDLEIKDLLSKSDPFLLISRMSENGTPVPICKTEVRKNDLNPKWKPVIMNLQQVGSKENLLMIECFNFSSNGKHDLVGKIVKSVAELENMYHSGNGENFFVPASNAHDCHSKEVLKSQVYVEKYLENSRHTFIDYISAGCQLNLMVAIDYTASNGNPRLPDSLHYIDPSGRPNAYQRGILEIGDILQYYDPAKRIPSWGYGARPIDGPVSHCFNLNGSTYQPEVEGIQGIMSAYISALRNVSLAGPTLFGPLLSTATAIASQSLTNNQQKYFILLIVTDGVVTDFQETIDAIIKASDFPLSIIVVGVGGADFKEMEFLDPNKGGRLESSTGRVASRDVIQFAPMKDVHGTGISIVQSLLAEIPGQFMTYMRTREIQAIS
- the LOC125512520 gene encoding protein BONZAI 1-like isoform X2; its protein translation is MGNCCSDEMGAGRHSVGPAASSADAASTVADRFLRSRGAGASTQIELSLSASNLGDQEYFFKSNPIVVVYSSNDGALEEIGRTEVIVNSSSPSWNAKIILQYQFEVLQPLVFHIYDIDPQFHEVGEKMLKLEEQQFLGEAICNLSDVITKQNRLFTLKLGVSEHNLPNPSKFGELTVQAEESAGSKALMEMVFHCSDLEIKDLLSKSDPFLLISRMSENGTPVPICKTEVRKNDLNPKWKPVIMNLQQENLLMIECFNFSSNGKHDLVGKIVKSVAELENMYHSGNGENFFVPASNAHDCHSKEVLKSQVYVEKYLENSRHTFIDYISAGCQLNLMVAIDYTASNGNPRLPDSLHYIDPSGRPNAYQRGILEIGDILQYYDPAKRIPSWGYGARPIDGPVSHCFNLNGSTYQPEVEGIQGIMSAYISALRNVSLAGPTLFGPLLSTATAIASQSLTNNQQKYFILLIVTDGVVTDFQETIDAIIKASDFPLSIIVVGVGGADFKEMEFLDPNKGGRLESSTGRVASRDVIQFAPMKDVHGTGISIVQSLLAEIPGQFMTYMRTREIQAIS